Within Vicia villosa cultivar HV-30 ecotype Madison, WI unplaced genomic scaffold, Vvil1.0 ctg.000813F_1_1, whole genome shotgun sequence, the genomic segment ttaaaattttaacaattattttatttttaaatattctaatttttaaatttattaaattaattattaatatttttaatttaatatcaaactaatttttatttaaattttttcatatttaatttttttattttaaattatattttatagtggtaaattagtaaattattttCTCATCCTATCCAACCGGATTTTAACCCAGCTAATATTCAGGATAACAATATTTGAACTAGTGAGGCATGATAGGATAAGTTCATAACAATATTTGAACTAGTGAGGCGGGATAGGATAAGTTCCAGGATTAATTTATCCTATCCTATTGTGTCAGCAAACActagattgagataagatatgatacAGATATCATATCCTTCCTGCGCACCAAACGGACCCTAAAATAACAACTAAACcgtatttataaattatataccaTTTCATATActcttatttataaattatataccaTTTCATATACTCTTTgctctctaattttttttcttgcctAGGTTTCCGTGCCACTTTTAAAATGCTTGAAAAAAATTACGGTATAAAAAGACGGTGGAGCTAATATAGTGTACACATGGCACACCTCTTTTCATAATAGAGTCTATAGAGTCTTTTTCCAGGAGGGATTAGCAATTCCCATTAATTAAAACCCCCTAAAATCAAGTCCATTAATATCCCTCAATTCTTTTCACTAGATTCTTCTctatttttcaaaactctttctTATCTTATCCTCAAACTCTCAAATGAAGTTTTAATAAAGTCTTTAAATAAACAAGGCTGACTGTCACAAAATGATTCACAAAAACTATCATGGACTAGGTTATGAATATGAATTACTGTTAAATAAACAATGTTAATCATCTTGCCATCTGTAATTTCCAACAAAGATATTAGTTAATTGAATAATTCTTGTTTATTGAACTgtgataaaaaattaaataaaaataacttaaCCATATCAAATTGTGCTTAAATTCAGAAAACATACTAGTATTCACATTCGAACACAAACACTTCAAATAAAATCAGTCATTAAAATTCACAGCTCTTCAAATAAAACCAGCCATTCAAGTTCACTATTAAACATCATTCCTCAACACAAACTAAATTGAAataaattcattcaaaatcaattcCGCCAAAATCTATAACAAACATCCCCTTTGAGGTTTGTGTTACGTGCTTATCAACTTAATTATGATCTAATAGCTAATTTTACAATCATAAGTTATAATCTCAGACATTCTACAATGTATTGCCCTCGCTTATTAAAGAGTTAAGCCAAACTTGTGATTCCGTGGCATACTAACCTTTTTTAAGCTTTTGATAGAAAGCTTTGAACCACTTCAGCAGCCTCCCTGTGTAATCAGGAACTTCACTCATCCCTTTTAGAATCATCCCAAGAATTCTTTTCATAATTCAAGAGGTCAAGAGGCTACAGGAAAATGTGCAAGGGCAATCCCTGCAGAATGGCCCAACTCGACCAATCATTTCAACATCACCTAGCAGGCCGCCACCCTTTCCTTCCTGCAGCACGGAATGTTGGTCTCCCTTGACTAGCTGATGAACCAGGATGAAATGGAGAGGGGTTGCCAGAAATAGAACTAGGCGATGGCTGTAATTCAGTGGGTGAGAAACCAGGTGGTGGCTGGTTCTGTTGGAAGGAACCTTGTTGTGCTTGAAAGATAGGCGATGGTTGATTCGGTTGGAAGGGGGAGCTCAAACCAAATGGCATTTGGTTTTGACCCACAAACCCCGGTGCATGCACGGGTTGTTGTGGATATATATTGGGCTGTTGTGGATATATATTATTGGGCTGCAACCCAGGCATCATAGTTGGGAAGTGAGTTCCGTAACTGGGATTCAGTTGCTGTTGAAATGGACCTCCTGGCACAGGAAACTGATGAGAAAATTGTGTATTTTGTGGATAATATGACCCGACATTTGTAGGAAATGCATTCGGAAGCAGGGAAAGCTGTGACTGCTGTAGAAATGTTGTCTGATTTGGCCACATTGCATTTGCAGCAAAATTAGGACCTGCATTTAAAGGTTGAAATGGAGAAACTGCGGTAGTTCCACCTTGTCCAGTGCCTAAAAATGAAGAATGGTTTCCATGATTAACCAATGGTGCTACTGCAGGTGCATTAGGGGCAGTATGTAACACACGCTGTGCTGCTGCAGATGTCTTAGGGGGAGTAGGTAGCACCATCTCTTTCAGTGAAAACTTACTTTTGTTGTTTCTTTTCTTGCCATTCTTGCCAGGATTTTGATCACTATTCCCTCTCTTTGTCATTCTCCGCATTTTCCTATATTCAGCTTCTTTCTCATCATCTGAAAACTCTACTTCATCAGACAACTCTTCATCATTTGGACCAGATGCATCATAGCCTTTCCTATAAAGATCCTTATGATTAAGCACACGGTCAGCAAATTCGGGAACACATGAGACCAAAGTTGTTCCCCCTTGGATCCCCGCAGGGATATCATTTTCAGAATTGTATCTCACAACATAATATGGGTTTTTGACTGGTCCAAAGATTTCATCAACTAAACCTAATGGTTTGCGGCTTTCAGTCAGCCAGAGAATGGAACCCTCGTTAAGAGGTTCATGCTTCTCCACTCCTTCGACAACGACTTTAGGACCAAGAGTCTGTCAAATAAGAAAATTGATTTAGTTGAATCTAACAAATAATTGGTACCCCTTCTAATGTATTACACCTGTTCATGTTATTATCAAATCTTATAACAAACACATGATTTACACAGGTAAGGGGTTCCCAATCAACTAGAGAAACAGAACATGCAGCCAATACTGGAATTGCCTATTATGTTCCTCTAAGTGATGACATTACTGTGAGCTTACCGACATAACAACTCCAACAGGTTGCATTTTATGGTGTGGTTCCAAAGTCACGTCCACAGTAGGAACTGGAGGCAAATTCTGCAAATTCAACATGAGTTAGTCAAATTAATTCACATtgttgaataaaaaaaaagaaggttGTGCATCACAGGAAGAACCAAGAGATTTTCCAAAAGCCAGCATGATAATAAATGTCAACCGACGCTACCTTCAAAGTAACATGTCAAATAGGACAAATCCCAGACTTCCAAAATTTGCGCAAAACAGTTacccaacaacaagaacaaaccAAACAGCAGTTATATAAATCAACTATAAAGAAAGAGATATGAAATTATGATTCCACCATATACATGTTTGTAACAGTATTGCCAAATACATAAATCTTTCTTGATAACTTGAATATAAGCCTATGTTTGACGATATATAAAAGTCACGGTACAAATGCACTGTATATAAAAGCTAGCCATATTAGCTTCAGAAAAGTTGCGGTGGAAAGCATCATAACTGCGTCAGGGGTGATTCACATAGTTTCCAAACACACACTAAATCTTTGGATTTTCCAGATAACATGCTTTGGTGATATAAATTTATATTGAATCACAAAACTTATTAATTGATAAAGAAAACAGATAATTGTCAGTGAAGTACTATGCAATCAATTTAGAAAACCtcaattttatgaattaaaattaaaaaagaaaaaagaataagaaataCCTGAATCTCATTCGTTGACCAAATTGGTCCTACaacaacttcatcttcatcatcaacatcagctTCAGCTTCAGCTTCACTCCAACTAACCATCTCTTCATCATCAGAATCCTTTATCTCCCCATCTTCATCATCAGAATCCTTTATTTCCCCATCTTCATCACTATCAGAATCAGAactagatgatgatgatgatgctgaagAAGAACTCTCAGACTCTGAACTTTCGCTGTCACTCTCGCTTTCGCTATCATCTTCGTCATCATTGTTATCCTTATTGTCATTCTCGTTCACGTCAACTGAAAGAGGGTCGCCCGCTAACGTGATCTTTTCCGCAATATTTTCAATAGGAATTTCAGCGTCCAAAGTATCAATCTTTTCAAGCTTCAGTTCCAGTGTCTCCGCCACAGCAGCGTTCGGGTCACCCGCTAACGTGATCTTTTCCACAATATTTTCAATAGGAATTTCAGCGTCCCAATTGTCGATCTTTTCAAGCTTCGGTTCCAGTGTCCCCGCCACAGCAAGATTCGGGTCACCTGCTAACGTGATATTTTCCACAATTTTTTCAATCGGAATTTCAGCGTCCAAATTGTCAATCTTTTCAAGCTTCACTTCCAGGGTATCCGCCACAACAGGGTTCAGGTCACCCGCTAACGTGATCTTTTCCACAATTTTTTCAATCGGAATTTCAGCGTCCAAAGTATCAATCTTTTCAAGCTTCGGTTCCAGTATCTCCGCCACAACAGGGTTCGGGTCAAGCACTGATCCGTCGTTGTTTTGGGTTGCCATTGTTAAGCGAAGCAGAAACTGGATGGTTTTTTGCGAGGATTGGAGATGGTTTGATTTGGCTGCTTAAACCCTAAACTAGGTGCAAGGGGTTTTGACTTCTCATATGATGTCGTTTTGCTTTATATGccctgtaaaataaataaaatacttaattgCTTTTTAGTTTCTTTATTATCTGAATTTTCATTACATGTCtaccaaattattatttataaagtttGAATTCATTCTTCAATTGATTAACCGGACACATATGTACCAATTTTTAAACATTAATTCGTACTTACAATAAATTGTATAATCTATTtctaacttcaattatataaaataacaacaataaaaatatttaaacattGATTTGTAGAATCATTTTTCAATTCAATTAACATTACTTTTTAGATATTAGTTAATTATTCTAAACCTAAAATTTATAACATCTTCCCGTCAAATATATATCTatctatatatctatatatatatatatatatatatatatatatatatatatatatatatatatatatatatatatatatatatatatatatatatatatatatatgaggaatattcttactccaagagtaagtgtaaaAGAGTTACCCCAAATCTTTAACCCTTgattaggggtgtgcaaaatatccggtaGTGATGcccaaatccataaccaaatctaaaccacttttaaatatccgaatataattgaatggttattaaccggttgagttattaatggtttggttatccattcatataatctggatataattaaattgttattaaccggttaaattattttggattcggttataatccggttattatccaaatccaaatattttaattgttaaaataaattatttttttggaaaaaataaattttaaaactggatttttttaaaaaccggttatataatcataaccaaatttataaccgattttataaccagttttgattaaaatatggttatggttataaatccaaaccatttaaatggttttaaaatggtttttaagggggagtgagtggagatactcaggtctaggaatagattggaacttcattgggtaggttttaagtgaggagttgtaaacaggggagtttaactccgaattaattctgcttatattggattccctccctggcttggtagcccataGAGTAGGTTGtttaaaccgaactgggtaaacaattatgtgtgttccttattgtttttatgcatttctgttttaatttttgtgttgtgtaattgtggatgtcataacatccagtaagacatccagcgtgagttactagaattttcatttaaaaaaaaacgatTTTAGAATATGGAAGCTTatcttttattataatttctgAGAATTTTCTAGAATTTACTATGCGCGTCTGGGTAGGTTTAGAAGGCATTTTATATGTAACTTGGTTTTGTGAATTCTTGTGCTTCAATACTTGATTTTGGCGAGTGTTGTTGTGTTGATTGATAACGTGATTAATTGATGATTGTGTGTTGATTTGACCAAGCTGCTTGTGATGTTGTATGTTTGAATGATGACATGAATTTGATGAATAcatgaatgatgatgccattttgaCTAGCCGTGGTAGTTGATTTTGTGAAGTTGAGCATCATGCTTTCATAACATATTTGTAGGACGATAGTCCAATGATGTTATAGAACCATTAGTCTAGTGATGGCCCGTAATCTCATTGTGCAAATTGAATGCAATATTGTGATGTGCTTCGTTTCCAAGCGGGAATCGATCCTATGATGGGGAACTTTGGAGAATGATGGCTGAGTCATCAATGattaattggtaccacatgcatgagtccatTCTTGTTGCATTGCATTGTTATGATATGTTGTGAATTAATGATGCTTGATTGTTCATGATGTGAATACCTTAAGTGATAATTGTGATTGAATTATGAGATAATGTTGTGAATATATGATGATGTGCAGGTGTGGGTAAGTTTGCAAATATGATGAATATGTCGTATCGATATATGTGTGATTGGTTAAGTGTATACCACTATTATatatattccttatgtcttatataatatttatgaaataCTCACactttctgttttaatgttgcctccacgtgggtaacgcatAGGTAATCAAGAGTAGTCCGTTGAAGTTAGAGGATAGCTTCATGACGTCTATTCACCGTTTGTTTAGATTGAATggagtcttgctctgatatgtaacatcggggTGTGTTCATTATGTTTTAGAATGTTTATGTTCGCTTTtaactatttgaatttgaattgtattttgaTGAATTACCTTTTaaagaattttgattttgatgttttgagTTATGACTCATGAACCATGGGGTTTAATTGATGTGTTATGAAGAGTTTTAAAGATGTCTTAAATTGCGAATTTCGCTGCGAGATAATCTGTTTTGTGTTGCGATGATAAATGAAATTTAGTTTCAAATAAATGTTGAGAACATGTGTTACGGAGCAGAACTATTGCTTGTAAAGTTTTTATGACGATGTGACACCCTTATTGGTGATTGTATTTGATTTAATCTGTATTATATTGCGAATATTCTATGTGGGTTAAAAGGGTGTTACAGTTAAGATATAGGATTTGGCTTAAAGGTCTTTGGTTCAATTCTTTTAGGAATAAATTTTAGCTTCTTTTTCTAATGTTTTTAAATATgaactttttaaaacataaaaaattgaaattaaaaattaaaatcaattaagtatttataaaatgaaaaataaaaataaagtccaACATGATAGTCCAATCAGAAtttaaaagtagaaaaaaacgatttgagaaaaataataaCATGGGGACTAAtatgactcggttaaattttataagggattaaatcgaaTCATTTTTGTCGAGAATTAATTTAGATTTTGTAGTTTTTGTGagagaccaaaatgggtcttcaatcttttatttttaaatttttctattagttaaaataagtaaatatttatttatgaattatttaaaatacataaatatctatatgtttattttgaattattaagttAGACATTCATCATTAAAAATATTGAGAACAATTGGTTTAGttctaaaatgactattattttatcttataaattttaattttttattttaaattcaaaaatgtttAATATCACTGCAAATTATTATGTGCTTTAAAGGTTCTTAGCCTAGTGGTCAAAGCATATGTGCTTTGGTTCGATTCTTTTAGGAACAAATTTTGGCTTATGAGTTGTTTAAAATTagattgaaattaaaaataaatttagtatttaaaaaatggaaaataaaataaaattcaacgtgGCAGTCCAATCAAGATTTAAAAGTAGGAAAAAAcccgattttaaaaaaaaatgtacgAAAGGACTAATTTGACGCGGTGGAATTTTTTAAGGTTAAATCAGATCGTTTTTTTTCAGGGATTAATTTGAGTTCTATAATTTTTGTGAGAGACCAAAATGAATCTTTACTCTAACAATAATTATTCTTATTGCAGTTACTAAACattaaat encodes:
- the LOC131631334 gene encoding H/ACA ribonucleoprotein complex non-core subunit NAF1-like, which gives rise to MATQNNDGSVLDPNPVVAEILEPKLEKIDTLDAEIPIEKIVEKITLAGDLNPVVADTLEVKLEKIDNLDAEIPIEKIVENITLAGDPNLAVAGTLEPKLEKIDNWDAEIPIENIVEKITLAGDPNAAVAETLELKLEKIDTLDAEIPIENIAEKITLAGDPLSVDVNENDNKDNNDDEDDSESESDSESSESESSSSASSSSSSSDSDSDEDGEIKDSDDEDGEIKDSDDEEMVSWSEAEAEADVDDEDEVVVGPIWSTNEIQNLPPVPTVDVTLEPHHKMQPVGVVMSTLGPKVVVEGVEKHEPLNEGSILWLTESRKPLGLVDEIFGPVKNPYYVVRYNSENDIPAGIQGGTTLVSCVPEFADRVLNHKDLYRKGYDASGPNDEELSDEVEFSDDEKEAEYRKMRRMTKRGNSDQNPGKNGKKRNNKSKFSLKEMVLPTPPKTSAAAQRVLHTAPNAPAVAPLVNHGNHSSFLGTGQGGTTAVSPFQPLNAGPNFAANAMWPNQTTFLQQSQLSLLPNAFPTNVGSYYPQNTQFSHQFPVPGGPFQQQLNPSYGTHFPTMMPGLQPNNIYPQQPNIYPQQPVHAPGFVGQNQMPFGLSSPFQPNQPSPIFQAQQGSFQQNQPPPGFSPTELQPSPSSISGNPSPFHPGSSASQGRPTFRAAGRKGWRPAR